From the genome of Bacteroidales bacterium:
TTCAGCAGATGCAGCTGAAAGGTTACAGTCCGGTAACCATCAAAACGTATGTGAGTAACATCGCGCAAATTGCATCATTTTACAATACACCTGCGGACCTGCTTACGGTTGATCAAATCCGGGATTACATCTTGCTTAACATCACAGGGAAGAAACTAAGTAAATCATGGATGAATTCGACCATCAGCGCTGTTAAAATTCTTTTTTGTGAGGTGT
Proteins encoded in this window:
- a CDS encoding phage integrase N-terminal SAM-like domain-containing protein, with the protein product MSTLRKQLIQQMQLKGYSPVTIKTYVSNIAQIASFYNTPADLLTVDQIRDYILLNITGKKLSKSWMNSTISAVKILFCEV